TTTGTTCTGGCGTGGCCGACTTCAATAGATAACCCGCCGCGCCGGCATCCAGTGCTTCGAGCACCTTTTCCTTGCCAGAAAAAACAGTCAACACCACGACGGCGACATCCGGCGCATATTCGGCCAGTTTTTGAATGCCTTCGACCCCGCCCATCCCTGGCAGTCCGAGATCCATTAGGATCAAGTCGGGGTGTGGTTCTGAGCCAAGTGCCTCAAAGAGCTTGTCACAGGATGCAAAGACCTGAGCACAGGTAATGCCCTCATCGCGATTTAATAAACGCTGCAACGTGCGGCGATAGCCTGCGTCGTCTTCGACTACCCATACATTGATTGTCATCATATCAGTTCGATGTTTTGTAGGCGTGATCGGATTTATTCAACAATGCTTTTAGTGGAACACGAAGAATCACCCAAGTGCCCTCCCCGATCCGCGACCCAAGCTCCAGTTCGCCCCCCATCTCATGGGCACGATTCTGCAGGCTCTCCAAGCCTAAGCCCGTCGAAGCCTGAGTCACATCAAAACCGCAGCCATTATCGCGAACGGACACCTCAAGGCCTTGCTCAGCAACTCGGAAT
The window above is part of the Lentimonas sp. CC4 genome. Proteins encoded here:
- a CDS encoding response regulator transcription factor, whose translation is MMTINVWVVEDDAGYRRTLQRLLNRDEGITCAQVFASCDKLFEALGSEPHPDLILMDLGLPGMGGVEGIQKLAEYAPDVAVVVLTVFSGKEKVLEALDAGAAGYLLKSATPEQIIRGLKQVFDGGAVLSPAVAKTVLGELQKSKPTERFGLSDREMDVLKLLADGLATKQIADELGVSYFTVNFHVKNLYKKLEVQSQSGAVAKAFRSGLLE